The following proteins are co-located in the Nonlabens ponticola genome:
- the lepA gene encoding translation elongation factor 4, which translates to MKNIRNFCIIAHIDHGKSTLADRLLDATQTVTKRESKAQLLDNMDLERERGITIKSHAIQMDYVAPDGEKYILNLIDTPGHVDFSYEVSRSIAACEGALLIVDAAQSIQAQTISNLYLALENDLEIIPVLNKVDLPSANVEEVTDDIVDLLGCDPSEVIPASAKTGLGIQDILDAIIERVPAPKGNPDEPLQALVFDSQYNQFRGVETIFRVINGSIKKGQHIKFVATGESYYADEIGTLKLNQVPKKEITAGDVGYLITGIKEAKEVKVGDTITDHENPTTNPIEGFEDVKPMVFAGIYPVDTEDYEDLRSSMEKLQLNDASLVFQAESSAALGFGFRCGFLGMLHLEIIQERLEREFDMTVITTVPNVSYHAFTNKNPDEIIIVNNPSDMPEPSTLNRVEEPYIKATIITKSDFVGNVMSLCIEKRGIVTNQTYLTTERVELTFDMPLAEIVFDFYDRLKTVSKGYASFDYAPIGMRASKLVRVDILLNAQTVDALSALIHFDNAYTIGKKMVEKLRELIPRQQFDIPVQAAIGAKIIARETIKALRKDVTAKCYGGDISRKRKLLEKQKKGKKRMRQVGNVEIPQQAFMAVLKLND; encoded by the coding sequence ATGAAAAACATACGCAACTTTTGTATCATCGCTCACATTGACCACGGTAAAAGCACGCTGGCAGACAGGCTGCTAGATGCCACACAAACCGTGACAAAACGTGAGTCCAAGGCACAATTGCTAGACAACATGGACCTAGAGCGCGAGCGTGGTATCACGATCAAATCGCATGCGATCCAGATGGACTATGTTGCGCCAGATGGTGAGAAGTATATATTGAACTTAATCGATACACCAGGTCACGTAGATTTCTCTTATGAAGTCTCGAGATCTATTGCGGCTTGTGAAGGCGCGTTGCTCATAGTGGATGCGGCACAAAGTATCCAGGCGCAAACTATTTCAAACCTTTACCTAGCACTGGAAAATGATCTTGAGATCATACCAGTACTCAACAAAGTAGATTTACCTAGTGCAAATGTTGAAGAAGTAACTGATGATATCGTTGACCTGTTAGGCTGTGATCCTAGTGAGGTAATTCCTGCCAGTGCTAAAACTGGTTTAGGAATTCAGGATATTCTAGACGCGATTATCGAGCGTGTACCTGCGCCTAAGGGTAATCCAGACGAGCCATTGCAGGCACTGGTTTTTGACTCGCAGTACAACCAGTTCCGTGGTGTGGAGACGATTTTTAGGGTGATCAATGGCTCTATTAAGAAAGGGCAGCATATCAAATTTGTCGCTACTGGTGAGAGTTATTATGCAGATGAGATAGGAACGTTGAAGCTTAATCAAGTTCCCAAAAAAGAAATTACTGCTGGCGATGTAGGATACCTTATTACAGGTATCAAAGAGGCCAAAGAGGTAAAAGTAGGTGACACGATCACAGATCATGAAAACCCAACTACCAATCCCATTGAAGGTTTTGAAGATGTGAAACCTATGGTTTTTGCAGGAATATATCCTGTAGATACTGAGGATTATGAGGACCTGCGATCCAGTATGGAAAAATTACAGCTCAATGATGCATCGCTGGTTTTTCAAGCAGAAAGTAGTGCGGCGCTGGGATTTGGTTTCCGTTGTGGATTCCTAGGCATGTTGCACCTTGAAATTATCCAAGAAAGACTGGAGCGTGAGTTTGACATGACGGTCATCACTACCGTACCTAACGTGTCCTATCATGCATTCACAAATAAAAATCCAGATGAGATTATTATTGTCAATAATCCATCTGACATGCCAGAGCCGTCAACGCTCAATAGGGTAGAAGAGCCTTACATCAAGGCCACAATCATTACAAAGTCTGACTTTGTAGGTAATGTAATGTCCCTATGTATCGAGAAGCGTGGTATCGTGACTAATCAAACTTACTTGACTACAGAGCGTGTTGAGTTGACCTTCGACATGCCATTGGCCGAAATTGTTTTTGACTTCTATGATAGATTGAAAACGGTTTCTAAAGGTTACGCTTCATTTGACTATGCACCAATTGGAATGCGCGCGTCAAAACTGGTACGTGTTGATATTCTTTTAAATGCGCAAACGGTAGATGCCTTGAGTGCCTTGATACACTTTGACAATGCTTATACCATAGGTAAGAAAATGGTAGAAAAGCTGCGCGAGTTGATACCACGCCAGCAGTTTGATATTCCTGTACAAGCAGCCATCGGTGCAAAGATTATTGCTCGTGAAACGATCAAGGCCTTGCGTAAAGACGTTACAGCAAAATGTTACGGTGGTGATATTTCCCGTAAACGTAAGCTCCTAGAAAAGCAGAAGAAAGGTAAGAAGCGCATGCGCCAGGTAGGTAATGTCGAGATACCGCAGCAGGCATTTATGGCCGTGTTGAAGTTGAACGATTAA
- a CDS encoding cation:proton antiporter, which translates to MLELAGIIILGILAQWMAWRFKIPAILPLILIGLLVGPLATLYTEDATKLIQPIYNGEKGLFPDDSLFYFVSLAISVILFEGGLTLKRIEILNTGPVIGKLISVAVIITFIGGGIAAHYIFDFTWKIALLFSALIIVTGPTVITPILRNIPLKKDVSSILKWEGILIDPIGALFAVLVFEFISAGAGGEFTLVALEEFGKIVLFGFTFGFSFAHALAFAIKRKIIPHYLLNVFTLAAVLGVFVLSDVFAHESGLLAVVVMGMVLGNINLPNIKDLLYFKESLSVLLISILFILLAANINMEDLYLIYSWKTAALFAIVVFILRPLGVFASSYKSGLQLNEKLFISWVGPRGIVAAGIASLFGTKLVNQGIEGAEYITPLVFMIVAGTVLLNATTARMFAKIVGVFLKQSEGIMIVGASKFSRLVGKYLKDHGRSVVLIDTNKNNIRVAKEQGLDAKVADIYSDALTDDIEFNNIGFLLAMTGNSQINDYAIDRFGKMYGENGAFRIVHSSEISNPNQNPESGLFSATDDYVNLMEVARHHGDIHEIELTSKQHFQGLIEITKTDADIVPLFIRSGKQIDLIPSNAIDQEVEEGDMLVYMGKKIVEQASGEVVMEDVE; encoded by the coding sequence ATGCTTGAACTAGCAGGAATTATAATTTTAGGAATACTAGCTCAATGGATGGCGTGGCGCTTCAAGATACCAGCCATTTTACCGTTGATACTTATAGGCTTACTAGTTGGACCACTTGCAACTTTATATACTGAAGATGCCACTAAGTTGATTCAGCCTATTTATAATGGTGAGAAAGGCCTGTTTCCTGACGATAGCTTATTCTATTTTGTCTCACTAGCGATAAGTGTGATTCTTTTTGAAGGTGGATTGACGTTGAAACGTATTGAGATCCTCAATACAGGTCCTGTAATTGGTAAGCTTATATCAGTTGCTGTGATTATTACCTTTATTGGTGGTGGTATTGCTGCGCACTACATTTTTGACTTTACCTGGAAGATTGCACTGCTTTTTTCTGCACTTATTATCGTGACTGGACCTACTGTAATCACACCTATCCTTCGGAATATCCCGCTTAAAAAGGATGTGAGCTCCATACTTAAATGGGAAGGCATCCTGATTGATCCAATTGGTGCTTTATTTGCCGTACTAGTTTTTGAATTTATTAGCGCTGGTGCTGGTGGTGAGTTTACATTAGTGGCGCTAGAGGAGTTTGGAAAGATTGTATTGTTCGGGTTTACTTTTGGATTCTCGTTTGCACACGCACTGGCATTTGCTATCAAGCGTAAGATCATACCGCATTATTTATTGAATGTATTTACACTGGCTGCAGTACTTGGCGTTTTTGTGTTAAGTGATGTTTTTGCTCATGAATCTGGACTGCTTGCCGTGGTAGTCATGGGAATGGTTCTAGGAAATATCAACCTGCCTAATATCAAGGATCTTCTTTATTTCAAAGAATCCTTAAGTGTTTTGTTGATCTCGATTCTATTTATACTACTAGCTGCTAATATCAATATGGAAGATCTCTACTTGATCTACAGTTGGAAAACGGCTGCATTGTTTGCTATTGTGGTCTTTATCTTAAGGCCGCTGGGTGTTTTTGCCAGTTCTTATAAAAGTGGATTGCAGCTCAATGAGAAACTATTCATCTCATGGGTTGGACCTCGCGGTATTGTTGCTGCCGGTATTGCTTCTCTTTTTGGTACGAAGCTGGTCAATCAAGGTATTGAAGGTGCAGAATATATAACGCCACTTGTGTTCATGATTGTTGCAGGAACCGTATTACTTAATGCCACTACCGCAAGAATGTTTGCTAAAATAGTTGGCGTATTCCTCAAACAAAGTGAAGGCATCATGATTGTAGGCGCCTCAAAATTCTCTCGCCTAGTAGGCAAATATTTAAAGGATCACGGGCGTAGCGTCGTTCTTATTGACACGAATAAAAACAATATACGTGTTGCTAAAGAACAAGGACTAGATGCTAAAGTTGCCGATATCTACAGCGATGCGCTGACTGATGACATTGAATTCAACAACATTGGCTTTTTACTAGCTATGACAGGTAACTCGCAAATCAATGATTATGCGATAGATCGTTTTGGAAAAATGTATGGAGAAAATGGCGCCTTTAGAATTGTACACAGTAGTGAAATAAGCAATCCCAATCAAAATCCAGAGTCAGGATTGTTCTCTGCTACAGACGACTATGTAAACCTGATGGAAGTAGCGCGTCACCACGGCGATATTCATGAGATAGAACTTACTTCAAAACAGCACTTTCAAGGGTTGATTGAAATCACCAAAACTGATGCTGATATAGTCCCATTGTTTATAAGAAGTGGCAAGCAGATTGATTTAATTCCGTCAAACGCGATTGACCAAGAGGTTGAAGAAGGCGACATGCTGGTTTACATGGGTAAAAAGATCGTAGAGCAAGCAAGTGGTGAAGTGGTCATGGAAGATGTTGAGTAA
- a CDS encoding universal stress protein, which produces MHHNPYQTLGIGVAFSPNLQANLSEATRLAKMLETRLILIHVGEQNHDKEKQIKELLPADSNDYQLVFKPGNPVESIVAAVDEYDIDLLILGAVKEEKFVRYYLGSIARKITRKASCSVLLLTNPSVERFACAHIVVNGLEDEHTAQTIQTAFHVAHKLKTPRITIVEEINKERVNIKIDDDQSLQRANELKDKLRREEDERVQKILETIPQANREGIKVATQPIFGTRGYSIGHYAQIKRADLLVMNAPKRSKAIDRMFPHDMEYILNELPTDVLIVR; this is translated from the coding sequence GTGCACCATAACCCTTACCAGACGCTAGGAATAGGCGTCGCTTTCTCACCTAATTTACAGGCCAATTTGAGTGAGGCAACACGCCTCGCAAAAATGCTTGAAACCCGATTGATATTGATTCATGTAGGTGAACAAAACCACGATAAGGAGAAACAAATCAAGGAATTATTGCCAGCTGATTCTAATGACTATCAATTGGTTTTTAAACCTGGTAATCCGGTTGAATCAATAGTAGCTGCGGTAGATGAGTATGATATCGACTTGCTTATTCTGGGTGCAGTAAAAGAGGAAAAGTTCGTTAGGTATTATCTAGGCTCTATTGCCCGTAAAATTACACGCAAGGCTTCCTGCAGCGTTTTACTACTTACAAATCCAAGTGTAGAGCGATTTGCCTGTGCGCATATTGTAGTCAATGGTTTAGAAGATGAGCATACGGCACAGACAATTCAAACGGCTTTTCATGTTGCTCACAAATTAAAAACACCGCGCATCACTATTGTAGAAGAGATAAATAAAGAACGGGTCAATATCAAGATTGATGACGATCAAAGTTTGCAGCGAGCTAATGAGCTCAAGGATAAACTGCGCCGCGAGGAAGATGAGCGTGTTCAAAAAATTCTTGAAACCATACCACAGGCTAATCGTGAAGGGATCAAGGTCGCGACACAACCTATTTTTGGCACACGTGGTTACTCCATAGGTCACTATGCTCAAATTAAAAGAGCAGATTTGCTGGTGATGAACGCGCCTAAAAGATCTAAAGCAATCGATCGCATGTTCCCACACGATATGGAGTACATACTCAATGAACTACCTACTGATGTCCTGATTGTACGATGA
- a CDS encoding SulP family inorganic anion transporter has product MSEKLKSNDSFFKSLPRNIFSGFVVSLIALPLGLGLAMASEAPPIAGVIAAVIGGLVVSILGGSHVTIAGPGNGLVGVLLVAIATLGLEATYAAIICSGVLLALLGFLRLGILADFFPSSAIKGMLAAIGLIILGKQFHIMLGNRLSLDGSIEYLIAIPQTIIGIVSYQNTGLLYAAGAGILALAIMVIYPKIHNKYFHLVPAPMWIVLISIGFSYWYELVLKAPNPINADYMLSGIPSGAKIIEQLPTPDFNFVTTTGFWSSVVAITLIASIESLLSIKAVDQLDPEKRRSNVNKDLKALGLATIGSGFLGGLNVVTVIARSSVNVNNGGTNRSSNFAHAFFLVIFIVLFSTQLTRIPLPALMAILVYTGYKLASPMRLLKIFRIGKEQAVIFLTTLAVTLLVGLISGILAGVAMTFITHLFVTRNPELFFKNLRKPNVLMFRESTGKQQYYINVKHFCTFLNFYKLKEKLNQIPENEIVVIDFSLCDFVDHTAMSNLSDYQEVFHKRDGHLEIIGLDQHNADTQHPFALRHLLPGIKLFTTNFTRRQKTLQQIAADYHLQYDAGSKRDTYVLEGFRFFATKHVEHIYNRLFDKEHRFTVFDIAYSEGALITKEEVRTTMLHIELDQTIPEFTLDRDGFLAKLYAISGFKDIAIERHPEFTSRFYLLGQDDHEIKTFFKDELVLFFESNPYYHVESHANGLLIFHNERTAGVREVRALIDFGKRLSVVLDNIPL; this is encoded by the coding sequence ATGAGCGAGAAATTAAAAAGTAACGACTCATTCTTCAAGAGTCTACCACGCAATATTTTTAGTGGATTTGTGGTAAGTCTTATCGCATTGCCGTTAGGTCTAGGTCTGGCCATGGCAAGTGAGGCTCCACCTATTGCTGGAGTGATCGCCGCGGTCATTGGTGGATTAGTGGTTTCCATACTAGGTGGTAGTCATGTAACTATCGCTGGCCCAGGTAACGGCCTAGTAGGTGTTCTTCTTGTGGCGATTGCTACGTTGGGACTTGAGGCTACTTATGCTGCCATCATATGTTCTGGAGTGTTACTTGCCTTATTAGGATTTTTGAGATTAGGCATACTAGCAGACTTCTTTCCTTCTAGTGCGATAAAAGGAATGCTTGCAGCCATAGGTCTCATAATACTAGGCAAGCAATTTCATATCATGTTGGGCAATCGATTGAGTCTTGATGGTAGTATTGAGTATTTAATTGCCATCCCACAAACCATTATTGGTATAGTCAGCTATCAAAATACCGGGTTGCTGTATGCAGCAGGCGCAGGAATTCTTGCGCTGGCAATCATGGTAATTTATCCTAAGATCCATAATAAATACTTTCACCTTGTTCCTGCACCTATGTGGATAGTTTTGATTTCCATAGGTTTCAGTTATTGGTATGAGTTAGTTCTTAAAGCACCTAATCCTATTAATGCAGATTATATGCTGTCAGGTATACCATCAGGTGCTAAAATCATTGAACAATTACCAACGCCTGACTTCAACTTTGTAACAACTACAGGTTTCTGGAGTAGCGTGGTTGCCATTACCTTGATTGCAAGTATTGAATCGTTGTTGAGTATCAAAGCAGTCGATCAGCTAGATCCAGAAAAACGTAGATCTAATGTCAATAAAGATCTTAAAGCTTTGGGACTAGCTACTATTGGTAGCGGTTTTTTAGGAGGTTTGAATGTCGTGACGGTTATTGCACGCAGTTCTGTCAACGTGAATAATGGTGGTACTAATCGATCTTCAAATTTTGCTCATGCTTTTTTCTTGGTGATTTTTATCGTGTTGTTCAGCACGCAATTGACACGAATTCCTTTACCAGCTTTAATGGCAATATTGGTTTATACAGGATATAAATTGGCGTCACCTATGCGGCTCTTAAAGATTTTTAGGATAGGTAAGGAGCAAGCCGTCATTTTCTTGACTACACTTGCTGTAACCCTGCTGGTAGGACTTATATCAGGAATTTTAGCTGGTGTCGCGATGACCTTTATTACACATCTATTTGTGACGCGCAATCCAGAGTTGTTTTTTAAGAACTTGCGAAAACCTAACGTGCTGATGTTTAGAGAATCGACCGGTAAACAGCAGTACTATATCAACGTCAAGCACTTTTGCACATTTCTCAACTTTTACAAACTCAAGGAAAAGCTCAATCAGATTCCTGAAAACGAGATTGTAGTCATTGATTTCTCCTTATGCGATTTTGTGGACCACACCGCTATGAGCAATTTGAGTGACTATCAAGAGGTGTTTCACAAGCGCGATGGTCATCTAGAAATAATAGGTCTAGATCAACATAATGCAGACACGCAACATCCATTTGCGCTGCGTCATTTATTACCAGGCATTAAACTGTTCACAACAAATTTTACTAGAAGGCAAAAGACATTACAGCAAATTGCTGCCGACTATCACCTACAATATGATGCTGGTAGTAAGCGTGATACTTATGTGTTAGAAGGTTTTCGCTTTTTTGCTACAAAGCATGTTGAGCATATTTACAACAGGCTTTTTGATAAGGAACATCGCTTTACGGTATTTGACATCGCCTATTCTGAAGGTGCGCTGATTACCAAAGAAGAAGTACGCACCACCATGCTGCACATTGAACTGGATCAAACCATTCCAGAATTTACACTTGACCGTGATGGGTTTCTGGCAAAACTCTATGCTATTTCAGGATTCAAGGACATTGCTATAGAACGCCATCCAGAGTTCACCAGCCGCTTTTACTTATTAGGTCAAGACGATCACGAGATCAAGACATTTTTTAAAGATGAGTTGGTGCTGTTCTTTGAAAGCAACCCATACTATCATGTAGAATCTCATGCAAACGGCCTACTTATTTTTCACAACGAGCGTACTGCTGGTGTTAGAGAAGTGAGAGCGTTGATTGATTTTGGTAAACGCCTCAGCGTGGTGCTGGACAATATACCCTTGTAA
- a CDS encoding MBL fold metallo-hydrolase → MKIHPVEAGNFKLDGGAMFGVVPKSLWQRTNPADANNMIDMAARCLLIENGDRLTLIDTGMGDKQSEKFFGYYYMDHKFNLDSSLKSLGFSRDDITDVFLTHLHFDHCGGVIQQSSKGDFYEPAFAKANFYTNSSHWKWATEPNDREKASFLSENILPIQESGQLKYIEQSSTFETALEMDFDILFVDGHTEKMMIPHIKVGDKTFVYMADLLPTAGHVPLPYVMGYDTRPLLTLDEKQKFLEKAARENYYLILEHDPHHEIITVKQTDRGVRHDQTYTFKDLLNY, encoded by the coding sequence ATGAAAATCCATCCAGTAGAGGCAGGTAATTTTAAATTAGACGGCGGCGCTATGTTTGGAGTCGTGCCTAAAAGTTTGTGGCAACGCACTAATCCTGCAGACGCTAACAACATGATTGACATGGCGGCTCGATGCCTGCTTATCGAGAATGGCGATCGATTGACGCTCATAGACACTGGAATGGGAGATAAGCAGTCAGAGAAGTTTTTTGGCTACTACTACATGGATCACAAATTCAATCTTGATAGCTCACTTAAAAGTCTAGGTTTTTCACGAGATGACATTACAGATGTGTTCTTGACCCACTTGCATTTTGACCATTGTGGTGGCGTGATACAACAATCTAGTAAAGGTGATTTTTATGAGCCCGCTTTCGCGAAAGCTAACTTCTACACCAACTCCAGTCACTGGAAATGGGCCACAGAACCCAACGACAGAGAGAAAGCCAGCTTTTTAAGTGAGAACATACTACCTATCCAAGAAAGCGGACAGTTAAAATACATTGAGCAGTCCAGCACATTTGAGACCGCCCTAGAAATGGATTTTGATATCCTATTTGTCGATGGTCACACAGAAAAGATGATGATACCACATATAAAGGTAGGCGATAAGACCTTCGTTTATATGGCAGACTTGTTGCCTACGGCCGGTCACGTGCCGTTACCTTATGTTATGGGTTATGATACGCGGCCATTGCTAACACTAGACGAGAAACAAAAATTTCTTGAGAAAGCAGCACGAGAAAATTACTACCTGATCCTAGAGCACGACCCTCACCATGAGATCATCACGGTTAAACAAACAGATCGCGGCGTGCGTCACGACCAGACCTATACATTTAAAGACTTATTAAACTATTAA
- a CDS encoding S8 family serine peptidase, producing MNNPILKYGFMSIAAATILTGCGSGNNLTIVSPPIENIDQQPLKASELNEFEAQNWKDLDLGQDTIPGMSVNKAYSQILTMTKNGQQVVRKGEPVIVAVIDSGVDTEHEDLDGVLWVNEDEIPGNGIDDDKNGYIDDVHGWNFLGDIIEENLEYERIVRDADKLPADIVAKARKEYNEKLSQATEQKAFLEQQLQAVKEAQQTLQQATGKNEFTIEDVNKIEANNENLNRAKLIGQQVINNYESFENILELINNDLNETIALLNGEKLKTNYRMDILGDDPYVWDTGIYGNNEYSGPDPEKADAFHGTHVAGIIAAERDNGKGVNGVANNARIMVLRAVSQADEYDKDVAKAIRYAADNGAKVINTSFGKYHSPNPEWVWEAIEYAASKDVLIVNAAGNEGIDTDVTQVYPQDQEGAGEEISDNFLTVGALNYRYGPNVVANFSNYGGRSVDVFAPGVAVYSTAPNNKYRNAGGTSMASPAVAGVAAVLRSQFPKLTAAQTKQIIMDSGLTLPIDVVLGDDTTQAFTDITVSGKMANLYNALILASKI from the coding sequence ATGAACAATCCTATATTAAAATACGGCTTTATGAGTATCGCGGCAGCGACAATACTTACTGGCTGTGGTAGTGGTAACAATCTCACAATTGTCTCGCCACCTATTGAAAATATCGATCAACAACCACTCAAAGCATCAGAACTCAATGAGTTTGAGGCGCAAAACTGGAAAGATCTTGACTTGGGTCAGGACACGATCCCAGGAATGTCGGTTAATAAAGCTTATTCCCAAATATTAACCATGACTAAAAATGGTCAACAAGTAGTGCGCAAAGGCGAGCCAGTTATTGTTGCTGTAATAGACAGCGGTGTTGACACAGAGCATGAAGATCTGGATGGAGTGTTATGGGTAAATGAAGACGAGATTCCAGGAAATGGTATTGATGATGATAAAAACGGTTACATTGACGATGTACATGGCTGGAATTTTCTAGGCGATATCATTGAGGAAAACCTAGAATATGAACGAATTGTACGAGACGCTGATAAGCTACCAGCTGATATCGTTGCAAAAGCCCGTAAAGAATACAACGAGAAGCTCTCACAAGCTACAGAGCAAAAAGCATTTTTAGAACAGCAACTACAAGCTGTTAAAGAGGCTCAACAAACCCTTCAACAAGCAACGGGTAAGAATGAGTTTACTATAGAAGATGTCAACAAAATTGAAGCTAATAATGAAAATTTGAATCGGGCAAAACTTATAGGTCAACAAGTGATCAACAACTATGAGAGCTTTGAAAACATTCTTGAATTAATCAATAACGATCTTAACGAGACAATTGCTTTATTGAATGGAGAGAAGCTCAAGACTAACTACCGTATGGACATCTTAGGTGATGATCCATATGTATGGGATACTGGCATCTATGGAAACAATGAATATTCAGGACCAGACCCAGAGAAAGCAGATGCTTTTCATGGTACTCACGTGGCAGGTATCATCGCTGCAGAGCGTGACAACGGTAAAGGAGTTAATGGTGTGGCAAACAATGCGCGCATTATGGTATTGAGAGCAGTTTCTCAAGCAGATGAATATGATAAGGACGTAGCAAAAGCTATACGCTATGCAGCAGATAACGGTGCCAAGGTAATTAACACAAGCTTTGGTAAATACCACTCGCCTAATCCAGAATGGGTTTGGGAAGCAATTGAGTATGCAGCTAGTAAGGATGTATTAATTGTAAATGCTGCTGGTAATGAAGGTATCGATACTGATGTTACACAAGTATATCCACAAGATCAAGAAGGTGCTGGAGAAGAAATCAGCGATAATTTCTTGACAGTAGGCGCTTTAAATTATAGATATGGGCCTAACGTGGTGGCTAATTTCTCAAACTATGGTGGTAGATCTGTGGACGTATTTGCACCAGGTGTAGCAGTTTACTCAACCGCGCCTAATAATAAATATCGTAACGCAGGTGGAACCAGCATGGCATCGCCAGCAGTCGCTGGAGTTGCTGCAGTATTAAGATCACAGTTTCCTAAGTTAACTGCTGCTCAAACAAAGCAAATTATAATGGATAGTGGATTAACATTGCCAATTGATGTCGTTCTGGGTGATGATACTACACAAGCATTTACAGACATTACAGTTTCTGGAAAAATGGCTAATCTATATAACGCACTGATTCTCGCTTCCAAGATTTAA
- a CDS encoding riboflavin synthase, with amino-acid sequence MFTGIIETAATIVDIKVDLDNIHYTLKTALTAELKIDQSIAHNGVCLTVVAINGDQYTVTAIRETLEKTNLNSWKIGTVVNIERAMLMNARLDGHIVQGHVDQIATCTQIENQNGSWKFTFQYDSKANNVTIEKGSICVNGVSLTVVDSKNDGFSVAIIPYTYEHTSFHQLKKGDEVNLEFDVIGKYVSRLLDLRS; translated from the coding sequence ATGTTTACAGGAATCATAGAGACTGCCGCTACTATTGTTGATATTAAAGTTGATCTAGATAATATTCACTATACCTTAAAAACTGCGTTAACAGCAGAACTTAAAATTGATCAAAGTATTGCACACAATGGCGTTTGCTTGACAGTAGTCGCAATCAACGGCGATCAATACACTGTTACTGCTATAAGAGAAACATTAGAAAAAACCAATCTCAATTCCTGGAAGATAGGTACTGTTGTCAATATTGAACGCGCCATGCTCATGAATGCTCGACTCGATGGTCATATTGTTCAAGGTCATGTAGATCAAATTGCCACCTGCACACAAATAGAAAATCAAAACGGATCATGGAAGTTTACCTTTCAATATGATAGCAAGGCTAACAACGTTACCATTGAAAAAGGCAGCATTTGTGTAAATGGTGTAAGCTTGACCGTAGTAGATTCCAAAAATGATGGGTTTTCAGTGGCCATCATACCGTATACCTATGAGCATACAAGCTTTCATCAACTTAAAAAAGGTGATGAGGTCAATCTAGAATTTGATGTAATAGGGAAATATGTAAGTCGTTTACTTGACTTGAGATCTTGA
- the pdxA gene encoding 4-hydroxythreonine-4-phosphate dehydrogenase PdxA: MAKTDNIKVGISIGDPNGIGGEVIIKAFEDPAMLEMYTPIIFGSTRLFSHVIKSIDSQVKIHGVKTVDEAIPGRINVVRLFKEDFAIEWGTVSPQAGKMAVESLQAAVAALKEDQIDVLVTAPINKESIQSDDFKFPGHTDYLNQELVGESLMFMVSENLKVGLLTDHVPISEVSNSITPKLIKTKIGTIKESLKKDFAINRPKIAVLGINPHVGDNGVIGSDDQDTLIPALEELREDGNIIFGPYAADTFFGNQNFKNFDAILASYHDQGLAPFKTISFGSGVNYTAGLSHVRTSPDHGTGFDIAGKNQANPSSMRAAIHTAVAIYNNRKLYDELTANPLKNQSRKRR; this comes from the coding sequence ATGGCCAAAACAGACAATATAAAGGTAGGTATCTCCATAGGTGACCCAAATGGAATAGGTGGTGAAGTGATTATAAAGGCGTTTGAGGATCCGGCTATGCTTGAAATGTACACGCCAATTATATTTGGTAGCACGAGGCTATTTTCCCATGTTATAAAATCAATCGATTCTCAGGTCAAGATTCATGGTGTCAAAACGGTGGACGAGGCAATTCCTGGACGCATCAATGTGGTACGTCTTTTCAAGGAAGACTTTGCTATTGAATGGGGTACCGTCTCACCACAAGCTGGTAAAATGGCGGTTGAGAGTTTACAAGCAGCCGTAGCGGCTCTCAAGGAAGATCAAATAGATGTATTAGTAACAGCTCCAATAAATAAAGAGTCCATACAATCAGACGATTTTAAATTTCCTGGGCATACGGATTACCTCAATCAAGAGTTAGTAGGCGAGAGCCTCATGTTCATGGTTTCTGAAAATCTCAAGGTAGGTTTGCTTACGGACCACGTTCCCATCAGTGAGGTGAGCAACAGTATCACTCCAAAGCTTATTAAAACCAAGATAGGCACTATCAAAGAATCTCTTAAAAAGGATTTTGCTATCAACCGTCCAAAAATTGCCGTCTTAGGTATCAATCCGCATGTTGGTGATAATGGCGTGATAGGATCTGATGATCAAGACACATTGATTCCTGCATTGGAGGAACTGCGAGAAGATGGTAACATTATTTTTGGCCCTTATGCGGCAGATACTTTTTTTGGTAATCAAAATTTCAAAAACTTTGACGCCATTCTCGCTAGCTACCACGATCAAGGTTTAGCGCCATTCAAGACGATCAGTTTTGGTAGTGGCGTGAACTATACAGCAGGTTTGAGTCATGTGAGAACCAGCCCAGATCACGGGACAGGTTTTGACATCGCCGGTAAGAACCAGGCAAATCCTAGCTCAATGCGTGCAGCCATTCATACAGCCGTTGCCATCTATAACAATCGTAAATTATATGACGAGCTCACCGCAAACCCATTAAAAAATCAGTCGCGCAAACGCAGGTAA